One Nitrospirota bacterium DNA segment encodes these proteins:
- a CDS encoding DsrE family protein, which yields MATFIIAGSRGTDDPTMATLPFMAAKTAKEQGHDVILWLWNEAVTLARKGTADHVTGVNLTPLKELLAAAQAASIPIWVCGACAVARQIGSGDLVAGATIKAMPDYIKAVAECDRTVAF from the coding sequence ATGGCGACCTTTATTATTGCCGGCAGTCGAGGCACGGACGATCCGACGATGGCCACGCTCCCCTTCATGGCGGCCAAGACGGCCAAAGAACAAGGCCATGATGTCATCCTATGGCTGTGGAATGAAGCGGTCACACTAGCGCGGAAAGGAACCGCGGACCACGTGACGGGCGTGAACCTGACGCCTTTGAAAGAACTCTTGGCCGCGGCTCAAGCGGCGAGTATCCCGATTTGGGTCTGCGGCGCCTGTGCCGTCGCGCGACAAATCGGCTCAGGCGATCTCGTTGCGGGTGCCACGATTAAGGCCATGCCGGACTACATCAAGGCCGTGGCCGAATGTGACCGCACCGTGGCGTTCTGA